The Meriones unguiculatus strain TT.TT164.6M chromosome 18, Bangor_MerUng_6.1, whole genome shotgun sequence genome segment AGCAAGAAATTTGTCTAACCAGGTGATACTGAGGGGCCACACATAGATGAAGATGCAGGGTACAAAAAAGATCATCACAACCATGATGTGGGCAGTGCACGTGGACAGGGCCTTAGATGCCCCGGCTTTAGAGCTCTGTTGTACAGTTCTAAGTATATATGTGTAGGATATGAGCAACAGAATGAAGCAGGGTATGCCCACAACCCCACAGTCAACATTTGTGAAAATATCCAAGTCATGGGAATCCATACAAGCTAACTTGATTACCAGTGGCATATCACAGAAAAAACTATCAATTTCCTTGGGTCCACAAAAGGGCAGATGTACAATCACTACCAGATGACTCATGGCATGGAAAAATCCAGTCATCCAGGAAGTCAACACCAGCCCAGTGCATCTTTTCATGTTCATGATGGTGAAGTAGTGGAGTGGtttgcagatggccacatagcggtcataagcCATAACCACCAATAGCACTGCCTCTCCTTCAGCGATGCAATGGGTGAAGAAGACCTGAGACATACAGCCTGAAAAGGAAATGATCTTGTTTTCTCTGAGAAAGTCTGTGATCAT includes the following:
- the LOC110565846 gene encoding olfactory receptor 4K3-like gives rise to the protein MYGVNQSVVTEFVLLGLAHSQSTQFLLFMMFLMLYVVIVSGNIVIMSLVTTDPHLHSPMYFLLANLSFIDMWLSSVTTPKMITDFLRENKIISFSGCMSQVFFTHCIAEGEAVLLVVMAYDRYVAICKPLHYFTIMNMKRCTGLVLTSWMTGFFHAMSHLVVIVHLPFCGPKEIDSFFCDMPLVIKLACMDSHDLDIFTNVDCGVVGIPCFILLLISYTYILRTVQQSSKAGASKALSTCTAHIMVVMIFFVPCIFIYVWPLSITWLDKFLAVFYSVFTPLLNPAIYTIRNKEVKNAMKRLINNYLDSKGKS